The proteins below are encoded in one region of Scleropages formosus chromosome 19, fSclFor1.1, whole genome shotgun sequence:
- the LOC108939140 gene encoding protein phosphatase 1 regulatory subunit 12A-like, protein MRAEILEILQHELSGDSLLVLNSTMPARGTKKKYGSDVPESHGTCHLRSYLTPVRDEEAESQRKARSRQARQTRRSTQGVTLSELKEAQRIFGQLPSDRPADGPGLDRTAGAKDEGLSQGAEAPSRDPEAIQPKWDKDVDELGNLRPGTGTETESPSTSCTSPPAGCSVFHPLSSLSNRPSKELDQNVYSAGCAMQRLENTSSITRLLNK, encoded by the exons ATGAGGGCTGAGATCTTGGAGATCCTTCAGCACGAACTGTCAGGTGACTCCCTTTTGGTCCTCAACAGCACTATGCCG GCTCgtggcaccaaaaaaaaatatggaagtGATGTTCCAGAGAGCCATGGGACATGTCACCTCAG atcGTATTTGACACCGGTGAGGGACGAAGAGGCCGAGTCCCAGAGGAAGGCGCGGTCCCGGCAGGCAAGACAGACGCGGCGTTCGACCCAG GGTGTTACACTCTCAGAACTAAAGGAGGCACAGAGGATCTTCGGGCAATTGCCTTCAGACAGACCAGCTGATGGACCTGgtctggacaggacagcaggtgcAAAAGATGAAGGGCTGTCCCAAGGGGCAGAAGCCCCATCAAGGGATCCAGAGGCAATTCAACCCAAGTGGGACAAGGATGTTGATGAG CTTGGTAATCTGAGGCCCGGAACAGGAACCGAAACTGAGAGCCCTTCCACATCTTgcacctcacctcctgctggtTGCTCCGTCTTCCATCCACTCTCCAGCCTGTCTAATCGGCCCTCAAAGGAACTGGACCAAAACG TCTATTCTGCTGGCTGTGCAATGCAAAGACTCGAAAACACGAGTTCCATCACCAGACTGCTCAATAAATGA
- the LOC114909186 gene encoding protein phosphatase 1 regulatory subunit 12B-like isoform X3 encodes MSSLYSRTKDLSRARKSLSDSPPSSPSLTTRTSRHDRASRLDSGSGSSSTESAADRVLGRTGSYTRRENRLASLSKTDDEGSSKEYKKMYEDALAENEKLKSRLEDSKQELAKIRMQLEKVTQKHDRISERSSVLETEKREKRILEKKVSAMEEELKQEGPVRFRCGYQP; translated from the exons ATGTCGTCCCTCTACTCCCGGACCAAAGACCTCTCCCGTGCCAGGAAGTCTCTGTCCGACTCGCCACCTTCCTCACCTTCTCTCACCACTAGAACTTCCAGA catgACAGAGCATCTAG GTTGGATTCTGGGTCTGGGTCCAGTTCCACAGAAAGTGCTGCAGACCGAGTGCTTGGCCGCACCGGTTCTTACACACGTCGAGAAAACCGTCTAGCATCCCTCAGCAAGACAGATGACGAAGGCAGCTCAAAGGAGTACAAGAAG ATGTATGAGGATGCTCTGGCTGAGAATGAGAAGCTGAAGTCTCGGTTGGAGGACAGCAAGCAGGAGTTGGCCAAGATTCGCATGCAGCTGGAGAAAGTCACACAG AAACATGACAGGATATCAGAAAGATCCAGCGTGCTTGAGACGGAGAAGAGG GAGAAACGGATCCTGGAGAAAAAAGTCTCTGCCATGGAGGAAGAACTCAAG CAGGAAGGCCCAGTGAGGTTTCGATGCGGCTATCAGCCCTGA
- the LOC114909186 gene encoding protein phosphatase 1 regulatory subunit 12B-like isoform X1, whose product MSSLYSRTKDLSRARKSLSDSPPSSPSLTTRTSRHDRASRLDSGSGSSSTESAADRVLGRTGSYTRRENRLASLSKTDDEGSSKEYKKMYEDALAENEKLKSRLEDSKQELAKIRMQLEKVTQKHDRISERSSVLETEKREKRILEKKVSAMEEELKALPQLAQLQALRRRNQCLLVENRAMVRVLSRLSAAAAAASLPETEDL is encoded by the exons ATGTCGTCCCTCTACTCCCGGACCAAAGACCTCTCCCGTGCCAGGAAGTCTCTGTCCGACTCGCCACCTTCCTCACCTTCTCTCACCACTAGAACTTCCAGA catgACAGAGCATCTAG GTTGGATTCTGGGTCTGGGTCCAGTTCCACAGAAAGTGCTGCAGACCGAGTGCTTGGCCGCACCGGTTCTTACACACGTCGAGAAAACCGTCTAGCATCCCTCAGCAAGACAGATGACGAAGGCAGCTCAAAGGAGTACAAGAAG ATGTATGAGGATGCTCTGGCTGAGAATGAGAAGCTGAAGTCTCGGTTGGAGGACAGCAAGCAGGAGTTGGCCAAGATTCGCATGCAGCTGGAGAAAGTCACACAG AAACATGACAGGATATCAGAAAGATCCAGCGTGCTTGAGACGGAGAAGAGG GAGAAACGGATCCTGGAGAAAAAAGTCTCTGCCATGGAGGAAGAACTCAAG GCCCTACCCCAGCTTGCCCAGTTGCAGGCTTTGCGGCGGAGAAACCAGTGCCTCCTGGTGGAGAACCGGGCCATGGTGCGGGTCCTCTCCCGGTTGTctgcggcggcagcggcggcctCCCTGCCTGAGACAGAGGACCTCTGA
- the LOC114909186 gene encoding protein phosphatase 1 regulatory subunit 12B-like isoform X4 translates to MSSLYSRTKDLSRARKSLSDSPPSSPSLTTRTSRHDRASRLDSGSGSSSTESAADRVLGRTGSYTRRENRLASLSKTDDEGSSKEYKKMYEDALAENEKLKSRLEDSKQELAKIRMQLEKVTQKHDRISERSSVLETEKREKRILEKKVSAMEEELKEGPVRFRCGYQP, encoded by the exons ATGTCGTCCCTCTACTCCCGGACCAAAGACCTCTCCCGTGCCAGGAAGTCTCTGTCCGACTCGCCACCTTCCTCACCTTCTCTCACCACTAGAACTTCCAGA catgACAGAGCATCTAG GTTGGATTCTGGGTCTGGGTCCAGTTCCACAGAAAGTGCTGCAGACCGAGTGCTTGGCCGCACCGGTTCTTACACACGTCGAGAAAACCGTCTAGCATCCCTCAGCAAGACAGATGACGAAGGCAGCTCAAAGGAGTACAAGAAG ATGTATGAGGATGCTCTGGCTGAGAATGAGAAGCTGAAGTCTCGGTTGGAGGACAGCAAGCAGGAGTTGGCCAAGATTCGCATGCAGCTGGAGAAAGTCACACAG AAACATGACAGGATATCAGAAAGATCCAGCGTGCTTGAGACGGAGAAGAGG GAGAAACGGATCCTGGAGAAAAAAGTCTCTGCCATGGAGGAAGAACTCAAG GAAGGCCCAGTGAGGTTTCGATGCGGCTATCAGCCCTGA
- the LOC114909186 gene encoding protein phosphatase 1 regulatory subunit 12B-like isoform X2 → MSSLYSRTKDLSRARKSLSDSPPSSPSLTTRTSRHDRASRLDSGSGSSSTESAADRVLGRTGSYTRRENRLASLSKTDDEGSSKEYKKMYEDALAENEKLKSRLEDSKQELAKIRMQLEKVTQKHDRISERSSVLETEKREKRILEKKVSAMEEELKVLTELKSDNQRLKDENGALIRVISKLSK, encoded by the exons ATGTCGTCCCTCTACTCCCGGACCAAAGACCTCTCCCGTGCCAGGAAGTCTCTGTCCGACTCGCCACCTTCCTCACCTTCTCTCACCACTAGAACTTCCAGA catgACAGAGCATCTAG GTTGGATTCTGGGTCTGGGTCCAGTTCCACAGAAAGTGCTGCAGACCGAGTGCTTGGCCGCACCGGTTCTTACACACGTCGAGAAAACCGTCTAGCATCCCTCAGCAAGACAGATGACGAAGGCAGCTCAAAGGAGTACAAGAAG ATGTATGAGGATGCTCTGGCTGAGAATGAGAAGCTGAAGTCTCGGTTGGAGGACAGCAAGCAGGAGTTGGCCAAGATTCGCATGCAGCTGGAGAAAGTCACACAG AAACATGACAGGATATCAGAAAGATCCAGCGTGCTTGAGACGGAGAAGAGG GAGAAACGGATCCTGGAGAAAAAAGTCTCTGCCATGGAGGAAGAACTCAAG GTACTAACAGAGCTCAAATCGGACAACCAGAGGCTGAAGGATGAGAATGGAGCCTTGATCAGAGTCATCAGCAAGCTGTCCAAGTGA